A portion of the Ascaphus truei isolate aAscTru1 chromosome 14, aAscTru1.hap1, whole genome shotgun sequence genome contains these proteins:
- the LOC142465930 gene encoding carboxypeptidase B-like: protein MWDILILASIAAVSAEPRHFHGEKVFRVIPQTKEHVELLTSLASQAQLDFWVPDSVSLVEPGKRADFRAEGHFTYDVQSLLQQSGMPYEIMIDDLQDALEKQRDSNSRAVHSYEKYNDMDTINAWSSSIAAQSSGLVTRSQIGTSFEGRPIYLLKVGKSGSNKKAVFMDCGFHAREWITPAFCQWFVKEAVNTYGSNAQMTSLLDNLDFYVLPVMNVDGYAYTWTNNRMWRKTRSTNAGTSCLGTDPNRNFNAGWCTVGASSRACDDTYCGSVPESEKESKALANFIRSNLSSIKAYLTIHSYSQMLLFPYSYSYSLAKDHTELNNVAKGAVSQLTSLYGTKYTYGPGGTTIYLAAGGSDDWAYDQGIKYSYTFELRDTGRYGFALPESQIKATCEETMLAIKYIANHVMNN, encoded by the exons ATGTGGGATATACTTATTCTTGCGAGTATTGCAGCAGTTTCTGCTGAGCCTCGACACTTCCATGG cGAGAAAGTATTTCGAGTAATACCCCAAACCAAGGAACATGTGGAACTCCTCACATCATTGGCCAGCCAAGCACAG CTTGATTTCTGGGTCCCCGACTCTGTGTCACTCGTAGAGCCAGGAAAACGGGCAGACTTCCGCGCTGAAGGCCATTTCACTTACGATGTGCAGAGCCTTCTTCAGCAAAGTGGAATGCCATACGA AATTATGATTGATGATCTGCAGGACGCCCTGGAAAAACAACGTGATAGTAACAGCCGTGCGGTCCATAGCTATGAAAAGTACAATGACATGGATACG ATTAATGCCTGGTCTTCCAGCATCGCTGCTCAAAGCTCAGGCCTTGTGACACGCTCCCAGATTGGAACCTCATTCGAGGGTCGTCCTATTTATTTACTTAAG GTTGGGAAAAGTGGTTCAAACAAGAAAGCTGTCTTCATGGACTGTGGATTCCACGCAAGAGAATGGATCACACCTGCATTTTGCCAGTGGTTTGTGAAAGAG GCTGTCAATACATATGGTTCTAATGCCCAAATGACCAGTCTCCTCGACAATTTGGACTTCTATGTCCTGCCAGTCATGAATGTTGATGGCTATGCTTATACCTGGACCAAT AACCGCATGTGGAGAAAGACTCGTTCTACTAACGCAGGTACCAGCTGCCTTGGTACTGATCCAAACAGAAATTTCAATGCTGGGTGGTGCA ctGTCGGCGCTTCATCAAGAGCTTGTGATGACACCTATTGTGGCAGTGTTCCTGAATCTGAAAAAGAAAGCAAGGCTCTGGCTAACTTCATCCGCAGTAACCTTTCCAGCATCAAGGCCTACCTGACTATTCACTCCTACTCCCAGATGCTGCTGTTCCCCTACTCTTACTCTTATTCTCTGGCAAAGGATCACACTGAGCTG AACAATGTTGCCAAAGGAGCAGTCAGTCAGCTGACCTCACTGTATGGAACCAAGTACACTTATGGCCCTGGAGGCACAACAATCT ACCTTGCTGCTGGCGGATCAGATGACTGGGCTTATGACCAAGGCATTAAGTACTCATACACATTTGAACTCCGTGACACAGGAAGATATGGCTTTGCCCTCCCTGAATCTCAGATCAAGGCTACCTGTGAAGAAACGATGCTGGCTATCAAGTACATTGCCAACCACGTCATGAACAACTAG